The genomic interval CGGAGAAAACCTTTTCCCGTGCATCCCGTGATGGGCGCCGAAGAGCGCAGCGGCGTGCTCGGCGTCCTGAAGACCGGGAAATTGTCCGGCTTCATTGCAAAAGCGGGCGATGCTTTCCTCGGCGGCCCCAAAGTCCGCGAGCTGGAAAAACTTTTCGAGAAGAAATTCGGCGCTCGCTACGCCATGGCCGTGAACTCAGCGACGGCCGGACTGCATTGCGCGCTTGCCGCCTGCGGCGTGGGTCCGGGCGACGAAGTCATCGTGCCGCCGTACACCATGGCGGCTTCGGCGTCGGCGGTGCTCATGTGCTCGGCCGTGCCGCGCTTTGTGGACATCTCGGAAGACATCTTTTCGCTCGATCCGGAGCTCCTCGAAAAGGCGATCACGCCGCGCACCAAAGCGATTGTGGTCGTGCATCTCTTCGGCCATCCCGCGCGCATGGATGAAATCCTGCAAATCGCGCGCAGGCATAAACTCAAAGTCGTGGAAGACTGCGCGCAGTCGCCCGGCGCGAAATACAAAGGCAAGTACGCGGGCACGCTCGGCGATGCGGGCGTTTACAGCTTCAACCAGCACAAGACCATCACGACGGGCGAAGGCGGCGTGGTCGTGACGAATGACGATACGATCGCGCTGAAAGTCCGGCTTGTGCGCAATCACGGTGAAGCGGTTGTGGAAGACATGCA from Verrucomicrobiia bacterium carries:
- a CDS encoding DegT/DnrJ/EryC1/StrS family aminotransferase, translating into MKKQALALHGGPKVRRKPFPVHPVMGAEERSGVLGVLKTGKLSGFIAKAGDAFLGGPKVRELEKLFEKKFGARYAMAVNSATAGLHCALAACGVGPGDEVIVPPYTMAASASAVLMCSAVPRFVDISEDIFSLDPELLEKAITPRTKAIVVVHLFGHPARMDEILQIARRHKLKVVEDCAQSPGAKYKGKYAGTLGDAGVYSFNQHKTITTGEGGVVVTNDDTIALKVRLVRNHGEAVVEDMQVEDISNTLGWNYRMTELEAAVGCAQFRKLDRLTAHRVKLVNALIKGLRKFPGLTMPATLQGATHTYFVVPIRYDAAIAGIPRDLLIKALAAEGIPFGQGYVKPIYLMPHYRQLLCHGSHGWPFAAIPASERQQYKKGLCPVTEKLHEETLIHTNLCYYPMTLADAADIVAAFEKIFANTESLLSGAPAAPAKPKRAKVGV